The sequence CAGAACACGCTAGACTAATTTTAACAAATGGAAGTTCGCATTTACACAAAAGCATCACCTCAAGACTACAGGGAAAAAGCAACTTTCCTGTACACCCGTCTGTCAGCTCATAGACTTGACAGTCGCTTATGCATGTGTGTAGTGTttcagaagaaacaaaaaaaatgttcataAGTGTGAAATTCCTTTCTTCAAAAAGGTACTACGCTAGTCGCTATGATTACGgtaatcaatttatttaagaGAGACTTCGCAATCGGTTTAAGCAAGAAAAACGTTATGCCATTGTGAAATATTACCCTCCCTTCTACATTAAACTATGTATTACTTTTACTCAAACTTGCTCACTTTGGGCTAGACCAGAAAAACAAGCACACTCAATGACGAACAACATCTAGAAACAGGCAAACAGCAAattatggattttttttttattattgctattatttttttatattttgttaattcTTGAACACGTGATCCGAATTTAGTATTTCCCGAgtaaattcaagcatcttttgCACAAAAGTGTTTTCAGTCTTGTGTTTCCTTCTTTGTTTTGGGTTTTGTATATACgctatttttattgattttaagTTCTGGTAAACTTTGCTTAAGgtgataacaattttttttgtgaatggGGTTGCTCTCGTTAAACTCTTGAATTCTCTTGAGTCCCGAAGTTCTGAACTCGCGATTGATGCGTATTTTATCTTCATGGtaaggacaacaacaaaaaaagcagGGAAGCTCCggttttatttttgtgcttctTTTCTTCATAGAAACAAGATTATCTGCCAAGGTAAAGTCAACTTTAACAATCTGCTCACTTTATCTTGATTGTTCTACAGCCTCCAGATGAACTCTGTGTTTTTTCTGGTAACTGCATCGCTTCTTTTTTGTCCTGTTTGGTCAGGTAAGCTTTCTAGTGGGTGGTGAATTTGAATCGGGTACCTATTGGTAAAGGATGAtgcaaaatgcaataaaaaacaaCACTAGTGCTCTCTGAACTAGTCCAGTAATCGAAAGTTCATAGCTTGTTAATTCAACAACAATAACTTCTTTTTTCACTCTCACTACTTATAttttcatatattttaatcgaaaatcaaaatttaaaatttgaaaatgatatttctATCACAGAGGTCATCATCGTCAGAATCAATTAATACCTATGTGATAAGCTTTAGAACAAGATATTACACGTGGGCTTGTGGTAGAGTTCTGTCAACaaagtttattttgatgatcaagttTCTTGAAAAAAGTGGTTACCAACTTAAAATTGCTGAGGATACCGTATGGTTGTTATTAAACCGCGAACCAGtagctcagttgttgagcattgggttgtgacgcgggaggtcgtgagttcgactccggccggaccaacactcagggtcttaaaataactgagtagaaagtgctgcttttgtatggttagactttcaagtcttctcggataaggactataagctggaagtcccgtctcacaacccttacaTAACTGTGGggcgttaaagaacccacacactaatcgtaaagagtagggcatgaagttcccggtgttgtggtctggcatcactcattctgttctgggggcatctgtgaattctacttgttacataaaaaaaaaaaaaaaagattgtgaactgtgccataaagcagtctggcaaagtcccctacaaagtgttgtaaagcgcatttgaatatatccacatagaaaatgcactatataaatgcattaccattaccattacgcGAAGCTGACACGTGGAGTTAAGGCGAAAATGCTTTTCATGGCCAATTTGGTTATGAGCTGTAAAGAAACGTTCTGACGTGAAATGCCTACTGGAAGGGAAACGAAAAACGCTGAGCTTTCTAAAAATGAAGATCTGATTATTTcgcctttttttgtttttgttttttttttattttttactctCTCACATCCACGGAAATTATGGCCTAAATTAGCTTGTAAGTCTGcgccatttgcttttcttgtttctgtgtGACTTTATTTTcctaaaagggaacataaacaacCCAAGATATGGGCTCCTTGCTTGGTTCGCATTTTTAGTGAAGTGTTTCGCGTGAGTGTTTGGACAcatttttagagaagtttttggAGTAAATCCTCAGCCACACTCTTTGTGTGCCAGCCCTTAACTCTAATCAGTGCCTCTTTTGTTGGTTTGTATGAAATGGagtgtgttttcaaagaaagaagTAATCCTAAGTCCAATCGTCCTTGTAACCTAGCAGGAGTCGCTGGTGTTTTAAACACGGTGAATTATACCCAAGCAAATGTTGGAAGTTGAAAGTCGAACCGCATACATCATCTTAAACTTTAGACGTGTTTCCAATACAAATGTGAGAGGAGCTGCAATGATTTTGTTGTACCAAGTAGTTCTTGTGGTTCTGTCTGTGAttgaagtttaaattttgaaaaggtgATAGGATTAAGGCGCGATTTCAATACCCGtaaacttgcatttaactttaACTATCATCTCCCCCATACCCCGGGCTGGTATGCACAAGAGAGTGTGGACCACTTCAAAAgcttcccaatacggaccgaggTAGAAGCAGAATATCACCCCTTTGCCGGGATGAGGAAATGTGAAAAGTCCTTCAACTAACTCGCAATGACTTGAAGTGCAGCTATCTATGCGGAATTCAACAAACCACTTCAACAAAATATAGTAGAACCTCTTGAAGGTAGACGGGCTAGCTTAATAAAGAGAACACTACCGAACAATATGAGTTAGTTATTTTGGTGAACAAGTTTCTTTAGTGATTGGTACCTAAAATTGCAGAGGGTGGCAAATTGTTGTTATTACGTGGAGCACACGCCGAGTTAAGGGAAATTTACTTTTCCAGTAAATTTACGTATAAAGGTACATAGATAGGTCGTGACATGACTTACCAAGTAAACTGGAAAGATTAGAAAAATGAACACATAAGAGGAGCTTTCTTAAACTAACTATCtgataatttctttttgttttacgTTGTCACGTCTATGGAAATGTGCGCCTCAATTAGATGGTAGGTGTGCgtcatttgtttttcttgtttatgtggaACGTTATTTTTACTAAAAGGGACATGAACAAGCCTAGGTAATGGCTCCTCGCCAGGTTCGCATTTTGGGTGAAGTGTTTCGAGTTTCCATTAGATCCTCAGCTGTATTCTTTGCTTGCGAGCCCTTTTAatgaagccttttttttttgttttgtatgaAATGGCGCGTGTTTTCAAAGCGAGAATTGATCTTCAGTCAAATCCTAATTGTGACCTTAAAGAAGTCGCCGGTTTTTAAAAACGACTAAGTTGTACCCGTTAAAGTATAACTCGAACCTCATATGCCTCAAACTTTAAACGTTTTTCCCACGCAAATTTGAGAGTATTTACGACCTTTTTTTCTGATTGAggtgtttttggtttttcccaCGATGGGGGTTAAGCTCTGAAGATCAAATAGGAATGAGGCAGTAACCCATCTTGATAGCcgttaacttgcatttaacgTCAACCATCATGTCTCGCACATTCCAGCAGTCGCAAGAGACTGTGGACCACGATAGCAGCTACTTCCAACAATTACCTCTACTGCAGGGGTTCGCAAAAAACACTGACCGCGTAAGAAGCACAATAGCACCTGTTTATCAGGAACGGGAAATTTTAAAAGTCGCTCGACTAACTCATAATGAAGCAAAGTGAATATCAGCGAGGAAATGAACAGATCTGTGTAACTGGCAAAAAATATCAGAAACTCTACAAAGGTGGACAGCCAGTAGAGTTAAAGTTAGCATCATACATTACTTATTTTGAAGCACGTGGAATTAAGGAAAAGCAATAGGCTCCATATTAATTAGTTACTAATAATCTGCAAATCATAATGCATACCTCGTTTTAATTTGTGTATATTATGTCTTATTTGGTGAAATTTGTGTACGGAGTGcgacataaattattattatttaattcgTATTCGGTTAGACTAGGGATACTAGATTGATCCCGTCTTCCTTGAACAACCATCTCCCAGTGAAATTGAAAGAAATGGCTCAGAGAAGGCTCATAATTGCAAATGTAACCAGGCGAACCTTACAAGATAACTCGTGAAAGATAGGAACAGACCGAGTCGAGTCGTAACTCCTCTTTTACGCCGCAAACTAGGCGAAAAACAGATAAACTCAACTTGTCGGTGCGATTTGCCAGTTTCCGAGACCTCCCCAGAAGACAGCGTTTCGTCAAGGAATGCTCGTCGGAAAGTGTAAGTCAGAGAGCTCGTTCACATTCTTAATTTGGACATGACAAGTCTCGCATGCAGAGACAACATGTTTTCAAGAGTCCATTCGTTTCCACGCAGAAGCCGTTCTTTAACTTTTCCGTCGGCGATACCAAGTATAATTCCTTCTTCAAGACAGAGAGGGTTACTTCCCTAAtgacatagagggcaaaattactgaatgctgattggtgaATGAAGAGAGTATCTTTCtgaattttgcttcgtgaagagagcaaaattactcgcttgcgattggtcctcaggtcgcctaggAACggctcattcaatcgagaagttgtttgtCTGCAACAATGGCGTCTCCTTTCGCGATAGTTAACGagaaatatatcgaagaattaaaggacaagagcaaaaatgaaaacacgaagaacaacacggagtggtTAAAGAACGTTTCCAAAAGTGGGTGAAtcatgaaagaaacttgcaagcaaatttagaagagtacgaggacgaagtcctcgaccaacgattgtcgcattttcagttaagcattcagaatttcagtaattttgccctgtgTTATTAACGAGCACTCGcaaatggatcctcgtaaaattaaggattaatatcacttgtgttttcagaagctTCTGAAATTgagcaacttctgaaaaaaaaatattaatccttaataattttactcggccccgtgcgattacctatactaatctTATCACTAAATGATAATCGTTTAATAAATCTTATCTGTAAGTGACAAAAAACCGTTCTACACAGGAAGCCTGACAAATGTCTGCCATCTTATTCCTCATTTGTAGAGCTTGCTTATAATTTTGTTACCTTCTCAGAAAATAAAATGATCTGCACAAGAAGTAAGCTTTGCACCACGCTTTTTCCACTGTGAATATCAGACAAGCACTTAGGTTTTGCCACCTGCAAAATATATCAGATCAAGAAATTATGACTAGGATAGATTTAACAAGAAACTAGGTTACCAAAGCTTCGAAGAATGCAAAAGGATCCTTCTTCTCGAGGAGATTTAAAAGAGTAAGAAAATTATGGGTGTATATTGTAATCTACTTAAAAAGGCAATCAAGCTCAGAATGCGTAACAGTAACGGACCTCTACCGTAATACTCGACGACGAGCAAGACGCTTGCAGTTTAAATACATACTTGGTTAATTAGACATAAGCTAGCCAACAGTCTCCCAAGTCCTGTACATGACTCAGATCAACTTGATTCACAAATAAAGTAGAGCTCCTCTTGACAACTGGCTGAGATAAGTATAAATATATCTCCGTACGAGAAGAACTGGAAAAGCTGAGCGCTAGAAAGTAGACAATTTCAGACAATATCGTAatcaaataatgaaataaaaatggcaCACCGTCAGCCTGACCTTAAGGTGGTCCcttacagttttaacagtatgtacacctgaagaaggatgaagaactaaaaatgaactatttgtttcaccTTTGAGTTTAAACTCCTGAAATTCACAGTAAAGAGTAGCCACACACCTGATATAACCACCGCAACGGTACTATTGACTCCAGCATATCTTTAACACGCTTTATTACTGTACATATTGGAACTGCCAGGACGGCAACATGAAGAAAGGCAAGATGAGCTGAATTGAAGCGGCAACAAGAAACGAAAGATGGACTTAGTTGAGAGCGGTTAAAACTAGAATAAAGGCAAACACAAAACGTTACAAAGTGAACTCATGTGAAACGAAAAACTCGACGGAAAACGACACTTACATTTGTTTAAGAGCTGGATATCTGCGTAACGCGTCGAAGACTGAAAGAGGAACTGCTTCAAAAGCGAAAGAAACTGCACTAGATGCGAATAGACTGAACTCAAGATAAGCTAACTGCATTCGAAGCGAAGCAAAAAAGAGAACTGAAAGAGATTGCATTAACCTTAAATACTTCCAAAGAATTATGAACATATTACACTAAATTACTTGACTAACACATTCCGCACGCACAACAAACTAATAATGATATTTAACGCGAACCTACAATAAGACTAATGACGAGGCGTTTACACCGGCCCCTAAGTGTTGAGCCACGGGTGAAAACACTTATGCAATAGTGAACTAAACGACTCTTAAGGAATTGCGTCCACTATttacagcaaaaagaaaatacGAATGTGAAAGTGTAATATACTATATGCTAGGACGCGTGAAAACTATCTTATCTgataagcagaagaaacgcgcAGCGACGTTATGCTCAAGTGAATAAATGGTGGAAACACCGAACCTAGTACAATTGCCAAGTCAACTTATTGTCTGCTGCGaaccttaataattattactaaaatCTTTAATGTTCAACTCTCTCTAACTCTTGTCCTTCGACAATGAGACAAAGCTTGTCAACTGGCCTGTCAAGAACACTTGGTTTGACCTTTACTTATACTCGACGAACTAGGCTTTTCTTGTCGGGAAATACTTCTACCACTTTGCCGAAGGGTCTCGAATTGCAATGCGAACATTTCACAGCTACGAGCACAACATCTCCAACAATTATGTTTCTTCTCGGACGCAGCCACTTCTGTCTATTCTGAAGAAGAGGTATGTATTGCTTTGATCATCTTTTCCAGAAGATATCCACCAGGTATTGAACCTGTCTCCACCTTTTACGAGACAGTAGATCTTCTTTACGAAACAGACCTGATGGCATTGAAGACTCAGATCGTAGCAGCAACAAGTGATTAGGTGTCAGAGGCTCTTGATCCCACGGGTCACTGGAAACTTTATTGATTGGACGGCCATTCATAATACTTTCAAGTTCACTTAGCAAGGTCGTAAGGCTTTCATCGTCGATGATTTGCTCTCGGAGGGCTTGTAGAGTCTTTCTAGTCGTGCGAATGCAACGCTCCCAAACGCCGCCAAAATGCGAGCCGAGTGGGGGATTAAAAGACCACTCAATATTCCTTTGCAGCATATTCTCACGAATCTTCTCTTAATTCCAGGCGTTAATGGTAAAGCGGAGCTCTTTTTCGCCGCTAGTGAAATTTGAGCCGTTATCTGATCGTATTTGCTTGACCTGACCTCTTCTTGCTATAAATCGTCTTAGAGCCAAGGGAAAGGAGTCGGTGTCTAGGCTGTGGGCTACTTCAATGTGCACAGCTCGAATTGCAAGGCAGGTGAAGATAACTTCATATCTTTTGAGAAGGCTTCGTCCGCGTCGCACTTGAAGGGGGCCAAAATAATCAACACCGACTGACGTAAAGTGCAGTTGATCTGCAGTTAGACGATCCACGGGGAGATCGGCCATTTTCTGTTCGCACAAAGGGCCTTGGTGACGCCTACAACGTGTGCACCTCGATAACACTCTCCTAACAGCGGAACTTGCTTTGACGACCCAGAAACAGCCACGTGATCTTGGCAAAATCTTGTCAGAACACCCAGGAGGGAATTTCTGGAAATCTGGCCCCTTCATCAATAGATCGTTGAGGGAAGTTCCCTTGAACCTTGCCGAGCAGTCAAAGACAACACGAATCTTTCCAGGTTTGTGAGGGTGGTAAATTCCGTGGTGAGGGATGAACCACGTGTTTCCTTCGCAGTCTGATTCCCTACTGTGTTCGGGAACTTTTTGGGCATAACCTTTAGCAACAATGTCCTGAACGAAGCCTTTGTAGTCGTTAAGCAGCTCTGAGTTTTTCTGTAACCTTTTCTTTAGCCATATGGCACGTTGTTCTGCTTGAACACGATTATCTGGAACAGGATGTTGCACATCTTTGAAAGGTAAAGCGATCTCGTAATGGCCGTTCCTTAATtctactgattttttttttaagctttctATGAAAAGACGCTCTTCTTGGGATAACTCTGTATCATTATCGGCAGTAGACTCACTGAAGTCGCGGTTATAAAAATCTTGTACCATCCGATGCAGCTCAGTATCGGCCTTAACAAAGAAGCTTGAAGGACGAGAACAATGAGGATAAGGTACCAAAAGACAATTAACTG comes from Acropora muricata isolate sample 2 unplaced genomic scaffold, ASM3666990v1 scaffold_757, whole genome shotgun sequence and encodes:
- the LOC136908289 gene encoding uncharacterized protein → MLQRNIEWSFNPPLGSHFGGVWERCIRTTRKTLQALREQIIDDESLTTLLSELESIMNGRPINKVSSDPWDQEPLTPNHLLLLRSESSMPSGLFRKEDLLSRKRWRQVQYLVDIFWKR
- the LOC136908290 gene encoding uncharacterized protein, which gives rise to MSCLYCNAGHALENCSSLRSRPYSEKIEFFKLKGLCFGCLFKGHTARNCPQRTTCSFPNCPKKHPSVLHTNSAPRNPEVVNPPASVPSREGVARVHNVMVNPDGKIETSNEGLSKTGMAVVPVKVWVKGCKTPIVTNAFLDSGSSFTFCTEALRKQLGVSGPRTKISLTTLEKKDSLADSIIVADLTISDLDENVFIKLPMLYARHSIPVAREDISTQEDVDKWPHLSGVTLPRVDAEVGLLIASDVPEVLEPLEVNHSESGGPYASRTRVGWAVNCLLVPYPHCSRPSSFFVKADTELHRMVQDFYNRDFSESTADNDTELSQEERLFIESLKKKSVELRNGHYEIALPFKDVQHPVPDNRVQAEQRAIWLKKRLQKNSELLNDYKGFVQDIVAKGYAQKVPEHSRESDCEGNTWFIPHHGIYHPHKPGKIRVVFDCSARFKGTSLNDLLMKGPDFQKFPPGCSDKILPRSRGCFWVVKASSAVRRVLSRCTRCRRHQGPLCEQKMADLPVDRLTADQLHFTSVGVDYFGPLQVRRGRSLLKRYEVIFTCLAIRAVHIEVAHSLDTDSFPLALRRFIARRGQVKQIRSDNGSNFTSGEKELRFTINAWN